A window from Apteryx mantelli isolate bAptMan1 chromosome 15, bAptMan1.hap1, whole genome shotgun sequence encodes these proteins:
- the IDH3A gene encoding isocitrate dehydrogenase [NAD] subunit alpha, mitochondrial isoform X1, which translates to MAAAAWMPTVSRLLGAFKNQKQVTRSFGSAVQTVTLIPGDGIGPEISAAVMKIFDAAKAPIQWEERNVTAIQGPGGKWMIPPDAKESMDKNKMGLKGPLKTPIAAGHPSMNLLLRKTFDLYANVRPCVSIEGYKTPYTDVNIVTIRENTEGEYSGIEHVIVDGVVQSIKLITEEASKRIAEFAFEYARNNQRSHVTAVHKANIMRMSDGLFLRKCREAAENCKDIKFNEMYLDTVCLNMVQDPSQFDVLVMPNLYGDILSDLCAGLIGGLGVTPSGNIGANGVAIFESVHGTAPDIAGKDLANPTALLLSAVMMLRHMGLHKHATKIETACFDTIKDGKVLTKDLGGNAKCSEFTEEICRRVQDTD; encoded by the exons gtgCAAACAGTAACTTTAATCCCAGGAGATGGCATAGGACCTGAGATttctgctgctgtcatgaagaTCTTTGATGCTGCCAAA GCTCCTATTCAGTGGGAAGAGAGGAATGTTACAGCTATCCAAGGACCAGGAGGAAAGTGGATGATACCTCCAGATGCCAAAGAATCCATGGATAAAAACAAAATGGGATTAAAAG ggCCTTTAAAAACCCCGATTGCTGCAGGGCACCCATCAATGAATCTGCTTCTGCGCAAAACCTTTGACCTGTATGCGAATGTCCGCCCCTGTGTCTCAATTGAAGGATACAAAACGCCATACACAGACGTAAACATTGTCACAATTCGAGAGAACACAGAAGGCGAATACAGTGGAATTGAGCATGTG ATTGTTGATGGTGTTGTGCAAAGTATCAAGCTAATCACAGAAGAAGCAAGCAAGCGTATTGCAGAATTTGCTTTTGAGTATGCCAGAAATAATCAGAGAAGTCATGTTACTGCTGTGCACAAGGCAAATATTAT GAGAATGTCTGATGGGCTTTTTTTGAGAAAATGCCGGGAGGCAGCAGAAAACTGTAAAGATATTAAATTTAATGAAATGTATCTGGATACTGTGTGTCTGAAT ATGGTTCAGGATCCATCACAATTTGATGTGCTTGTTATGCCAAATTTGTATGGTGACATCCTCAG tgacttATGTGCTGGATTGATTGGGGGTCTTGGAGTAACACCAAGTGGAAATATTGGTGCTAATGGAGTTGCAATTTTTGAATCG GTTCATGGAACTGctccagacattgcaggaaaggACTTGGCAAATCCAACTGCTCTTCTTCTGAGTGCTGTAATGATGTTGCGTCATATGGGACTGCACAAACATGCCACAAAAATTGAAACAGCTTGTTTTGATACAATTAAAGATGGAAAG gTCTTGACAAAAGACTTGGGAGGTAATGCGAAGTGTTCCGAATTCACAGAGGAGATCTGCCGCAGAGTACAGGACACAGACTAA
- the IDH3A gene encoding isocitrate dehydrogenase [NAD] subunit alpha, mitochondrial isoform X2, with protein sequence MRTFKVSRLLGAFKNQKQVTRSFGSAVQTVTLIPGDGIGPEISAAVMKIFDAAKAPIQWEERNVTAIQGPGGKWMIPPDAKESMDKNKMGLKGPLKTPIAAGHPSMNLLLRKTFDLYANVRPCVSIEGYKTPYTDVNIVTIRENTEGEYSGIEHVIVDGVVQSIKLITEEASKRIAEFAFEYARNNQRSHVTAVHKANIMRMSDGLFLRKCREAAENCKDIKFNEMYLDTVCLNMVQDPSQFDVLVMPNLYGDILSDLCAGLIGGLGVTPSGNIGANGVAIFESVHGTAPDIAGKDLANPTALLLSAVMMLRHMGLHKHATKIETACFDTIKDGKVLTKDLGGNAKCSEFTEEICRRVQDTD encoded by the exons gtgCAAACAGTAACTTTAATCCCAGGAGATGGCATAGGACCTGAGATttctgctgctgtcatgaagaTCTTTGATGCTGCCAAA GCTCCTATTCAGTGGGAAGAGAGGAATGTTACAGCTATCCAAGGACCAGGAGGAAAGTGGATGATACCTCCAGATGCCAAAGAATCCATGGATAAAAACAAAATGGGATTAAAAG ggCCTTTAAAAACCCCGATTGCTGCAGGGCACCCATCAATGAATCTGCTTCTGCGCAAAACCTTTGACCTGTATGCGAATGTCCGCCCCTGTGTCTCAATTGAAGGATACAAAACGCCATACACAGACGTAAACATTGTCACAATTCGAGAGAACACAGAAGGCGAATACAGTGGAATTGAGCATGTG ATTGTTGATGGTGTTGTGCAAAGTATCAAGCTAATCACAGAAGAAGCAAGCAAGCGTATTGCAGAATTTGCTTTTGAGTATGCCAGAAATAATCAGAGAAGTCATGTTACTGCTGTGCACAAGGCAAATATTAT GAGAATGTCTGATGGGCTTTTTTTGAGAAAATGCCGGGAGGCAGCAGAAAACTGTAAAGATATTAAATTTAATGAAATGTATCTGGATACTGTGTGTCTGAAT ATGGTTCAGGATCCATCACAATTTGATGTGCTTGTTATGCCAAATTTGTATGGTGACATCCTCAG tgacttATGTGCTGGATTGATTGGGGGTCTTGGAGTAACACCAAGTGGAAATATTGGTGCTAATGGAGTTGCAATTTTTGAATCG GTTCATGGAACTGctccagacattgcaggaaaggACTTGGCAAATCCAACTGCTCTTCTTCTGAGTGCTGTAATGATGTTGCGTCATATGGGACTGCACAAACATGCCACAAAAATTGAAACAGCTTGTTTTGATACAATTAAAGATGGAAAG gTCTTGACAAAAGACTTGGGAGGTAATGCGAAGTGTTCCGAATTCACAGAGGAGATCTGCCGCAGAGTACAGGACACAGACTAA
- the IDH3A gene encoding isocitrate dehydrogenase [NAD] subunit alpha, mitochondrial isoform X3, whose protein sequence is MKIFDAAKAPIQWEERNVTAIQGPGGKWMIPPDAKESMDKNKMGLKGPLKTPIAAGHPSMNLLLRKTFDLYANVRPCVSIEGYKTPYTDVNIVTIRENTEGEYSGIEHVIVDGVVQSIKLITEEASKRIAEFAFEYARNNQRSHVTAVHKANIMRMSDGLFLRKCREAAENCKDIKFNEMYLDTVCLNMVQDPSQFDVLVMPNLYGDILSDLCAGLIGGLGVTPSGNIGANGVAIFESVHGTAPDIAGKDLANPTALLLSAVMMLRHMGLHKHATKIETACFDTIKDGKVLTKDLGGNAKCSEFTEEICRRVQDTD, encoded by the exons atgaagaTCTTTGATGCTGCCAAA GCTCCTATTCAGTGGGAAGAGAGGAATGTTACAGCTATCCAAGGACCAGGAGGAAAGTGGATGATACCTCCAGATGCCAAAGAATCCATGGATAAAAACAAAATGGGATTAAAAG ggCCTTTAAAAACCCCGATTGCTGCAGGGCACCCATCAATGAATCTGCTTCTGCGCAAAACCTTTGACCTGTATGCGAATGTCCGCCCCTGTGTCTCAATTGAAGGATACAAAACGCCATACACAGACGTAAACATTGTCACAATTCGAGAGAACACAGAAGGCGAATACAGTGGAATTGAGCATGTG ATTGTTGATGGTGTTGTGCAAAGTATCAAGCTAATCACAGAAGAAGCAAGCAAGCGTATTGCAGAATTTGCTTTTGAGTATGCCAGAAATAATCAGAGAAGTCATGTTACTGCTGTGCACAAGGCAAATATTAT GAGAATGTCTGATGGGCTTTTTTTGAGAAAATGCCGGGAGGCAGCAGAAAACTGTAAAGATATTAAATTTAATGAAATGTATCTGGATACTGTGTGTCTGAAT ATGGTTCAGGATCCATCACAATTTGATGTGCTTGTTATGCCAAATTTGTATGGTGACATCCTCAG tgacttATGTGCTGGATTGATTGGGGGTCTTGGAGTAACACCAAGTGGAAATATTGGTGCTAATGGAGTTGCAATTTTTGAATCG GTTCATGGAACTGctccagacattgcaggaaaggACTTGGCAAATCCAACTGCTCTTCTTCTGAGTGCTGTAATGATGTTGCGTCATATGGGACTGCACAAACATGCCACAAAAATTGAAACAGCTTGTTTTGATACAATTAAAGATGGAAAG gTCTTGACAAAAGACTTGGGAGGTAATGCGAAGTGTTCCGAATTCACAGAGGAGATCTGCCGCAGAGTACAGGACACAGACTAA